The DNA window ATGTGTGTCTATGCATGGACGTGTCCAGTGCATGTATGCAAGGAATTGCTTGTCCATAGAGTGCATGTTCACGTTTTTTAGGACCATGGTATATGCAAAGGTTGATGCATGTAGCAAGAGAATAACAATGGTGTATAAGTCAAGGTGACTCGGAAAAAGCAGCTATGGGCAGGTGATAATTCCGGGCAACAACGGGTGAAAATCGTTGAGGGCATCAATGGGCTGTTTGGCAGTACATGATATATCCAAGATCTGCGGGATTTGCATGATGGGGATATATGGAATCTGCATCACTAAAGAGGAAGAGCGAGCGCTATGATGGTAATTTCTTCGGGTGATTCAAGGCAATAgtgaattttctcaaattatcgGATATTCAGTCTACGGATGCGGAAAGCGTGGATGATTAGATTTATTAGCTCGGTTCATAAGAcgacaaggaagaaagggtTTTCTCCATGTctggtgagtttgatttatctatttggtTATGACATCGGTTATCTTGCCATGGATtagatcaagtcaaatttaatACGGTAGATGAAGTTGAACATGGTCTTCGGGGAGTCTATGATGTGACAGCTAGGAAGAATTCAATTCGCTTGGCAAGACGACTATGGTGATATgagagaaggtggagcactgttgcaggtggagtcaagaagaagaaattgcAGGGATAGCGGGAGTCTCTTGTTACGGTGAGCCTGGTGGAGGCTTGTCGGGGCAGCTCGGCGTGAGCAGCGAAAAAGGATCAACTCAAGTCCGGGTACACGGAGGTTTGTGCAAGGAACAAATTCAGGTTGGCGTGGCATATTCGCCAAGGTAGGTggagcactgttgcaggtggagtcaagaagaagaaattgcAGGGATAGCGGGAGTCTCTTGTTACGGTGAGCCTGGTGGAGGCTTGTCGGGGCAGCTCGGCGTGAGCAGCGAAAAAGGATCAACTCAAGTCCGGGTACACGGAGGTTTGTGCAAGGAACAAATTCAGGTTGGCGTGGCATATTCGCCAAggtagagtttgttagagtttgtatcgaatatgtgtacgtagtcggttacaatttacgacttggagttgtaataggtgtaggactagagtatgagtcggactctatcctaggatctctcataaatagaggggcacGCCtattgtaaccgcatggcgacttagcatagcgagagggagcggctgccggcggcgaccggccgtgagttgttgtaactctgatacgctgtatatgctggatcggggaggagcgcccgtaatcagtgccccggagatataggcctcggctgaactccgttatcaaatatcgtgcctcggtgtcgtcatcatgttttgatctcctatggcgtttcttccgcggtttggtttccgatgtgatttcggggccggttttataacagAAATTGTAAAATACAACGTCGATCCTTAAAGATGGGACGTGATATCACTTTATTCATCTTGTAAATTCAATCTTTAGGTTTATAATCTTGTTTTAATGTACCGACCAGGTCCAAATCTCATTTTACTGTGTTTGACCATTGATGTGGCAGTCCGGCATGGTCACATCCTTGTATTTACCGGTTTACCCTCTCTGTGACCCTTATGACCCCCATCTCTCCCTAGTCACTTGTGGTTGACTGATGGTGACACGAGTAAGGGTAAGATCATCGATGAACACGTCAATACGGGTGTCTATGCCCTTGGGCGAGATGCATCTACCGAGGTAGAGGCGTCCGTTGAAGGCAACATCTTGTGCATGTTGAGCTGCAAGAAGAGGATGTTGTGCTGGGTAGCCGAAGACACAGTGTAGGTCAGCATTGGTGATGGGGTGACGTTGAGGAGCaggtcaggaggtggcaagggaTGGAGGCAGCCAGCAATGATCTCGAACAAGGTAGATTTGCCGGCACCGTCGGGATCCATAATATCTTCATCTTGAGAGGGTGCGTCTCTACCTCGCACCCAGCATCGGTGCCAACACCATCTTTCATATCATGGCCATGTTGTTAGGCTGGATGGTGCATCTAGCTAGCTACACCTCCTAGTAGCTCTCGGTGTAGACGCACAGCTATCCTAAACGAAGTGGAGGAGAGTGTTGCTATCGCAGACTTGTTGTGCATCTAGTTGGGTATGATGACCTCCCTGTGTGCCGGCAAGCAGCATGTTGTTGTACATGCGAGAAGAGTGAATGAATGAGATCGCACTAGAGACGTTCCGGTTAGACTTTGAGATGAGCCGGGGGCAGACAAATGTCATCGTGAAGAAGATGTACATCCAAACGTATATTGTGTGGCGCCATCCTAGTAGAGTATGGTTGCCGTTGTTGTCAACCCGGAGAAAGCGGGTCAATGGGGCTACGGAGGGGGTAAATGCATATATATTCGGCCATGCTGCACTACCACGTTGGTGGTCAAACCCAGTCGAACAATTTTTAGACTTGGATGTTACATTAAAACAAAATTATGGACCTAAATGCCAGGTTTACAAGATCATGAACCAAAGTGATACCATATCTCAACTTTAAGAACCGATAATATATTCTTTACTAAAATAAACTACTAGTGTCTAGACAGCTGGATTGGCTCGTTGAGACACGAGTCAAACTGGCTCGTTAGCTAGCCCTAGCCATACCCATCACCATGTTGCCAACGACACAACAAGAGCATCGCGCGTTCACACTCACGccaatactccgatactacaaGTTACAGTACTCATCGGCCCGGCTTGCCAACTCGGTAATCCAGTATGAAGGGGGCCATGAAAGGCTGCAACCGGTGTCGTGCCTATGCGATTGCTCGACCCAGAATTGAAGGCGCCACGGCGCCACCGGAGACCGCACCCACAGCACGCTGCCCTTCAATGCGATCTGCTCCACGCCTCAAACGACCACCCGCCACGAGCGCATATGCCCCCGAAATTCCACGGTCGGATGGCGAGTCCAGCCAATGATCCAAACAAAAGTCCAAGCATGTGCAGCCGAGCCATGCAGGTTTGCGCGGGTACGCGACGTCATCTggagaaggaaaaagtacaccgaaggtccctcaacttgtcatcgagttacaaaatcattcccaaaccataaaaccggatataacgtatcccccaacttataaaaccagtgcaaactagatcCCTCAGTGATTTTAGCCCTGGTTTTATCCAACGTGACGGTTGAGTcagagtgggacccacgtgggcccacctgtcaggatGCCATGTTAGCAAGCcagcctctcccttcctcttctcctctctctctctctagattcTGGGCAGGCCGGcttcgtcggcggtggcggcggcggcgttgtcggCGCCGCCTTGCACGACTGCGACAGGTGCCGTGGCGCGGCGCTGGCGCCAGGACGACGGGCGGGCACGATGAACAGAGGAAGGCGAGGTGGAACTTcacgtcggcggcgccgtggcgaGAGTTGAGGCGGGCGGCAGGGTCCTTGGCGAAGAGGCGGGCGATGAGGTcgcgcgcgtcggcgtcggcgggccgcacgagccggagccggaggggaAGGCGAGAGGGCGGCGGACGATGTTGCGGAGGGTGGCCTCATTGGTGGCGTTGGCGAATGGGGTGCGGCCGTAAAGGAGCTCGTAGCGGCGGGAGGCGTGGCGTTGAAGTCGAGGAAGAGGGTGGGGAGGAAGGGGTGGTCGAGCTGCCGCAGGATTcacttctccgccgccgcgcgctctaGCTTCTgcttcctcgccaccgccgccggtccACCACCTTCATCGTGTACAGGCACGggctctccctctccgccgccgacgccggtgaGCTCCGGAGGTGGCACAGGTACACCATCCCGATGATGTCGCCGCTGCCGATGCGTCGCACAAGCTTGAAGTCCCGCGGCCTGAGTGGCGCCGCGGAGGTCATCGACGCCGCGCGGATTGCCGCCCACGCGACATCCCCGGACCTATGCGGCTAGCACGATGTCGCCGCCCCGGAACAACACCGACGCTAGTGGCGGCTAGCACGATGTCGCCGCCACAGCGGCCGACGGCGAGCAGTCGAAGGATAGCTGCAACAGGCTCGAGCACCACGCGAGGCTCCTCGtgctgctcgccgccgagctAAGGCTCGAGTTCGGCGCTGTCGTGTCGGCGTCGGAGTACCTCTCCTCGCCAGCGAGAGCTCCACCATCTCCGGCTTGGAGAGGGACACCGGCAAGCGCACCATAGCAACCATGAACGTAGCAGCGACAACTACCTGTAggttgtcgtcgtcgttctACCTCTCCGGCGAAAGCTATCCGCGACGAGCTCGCTGTGCGGGGGAAGGAGGAGCTGGTTGGGTAGGGGTAGATccatgctgacgtggcatcctgacatgtggggcccacgtgggtcccacactgactcaACTGCCACATCAGATAAAACTggagtcaaaaccaccaaaggatATAGTTTGCACTTGTTTTGTAAGTTGGATAATgagttgtatctggttttacggaTGAGGGACGACACATTTTCCTCTAGAGAAAACTGAGGCGCTCTGAGAGGCCCAATGCTGAGGTGCTCCAAGATGCTCACTAGAAGCTCAATGTGGGCCCAAATACTGACGTCCTGAAAGCCCAATCTAGTTTATTCTAGGTTTATTGGGCCTTCATTGGTTTGCTCCAATCAGTGGCCGAATGCCAATGGGCTTTAAAGCAAAAGTCTGCGGGGTTTGCTTTGTTTTCCTTTGTTCCTCTTTtccctcattttctttttcatttttaaaaggAGAAACCTATTTTCTATCCCTGGCTCTCCAGTTCTCAACAGCATAAAATCCATTATcgctaaaaataaataaaagtttGTTCTCAGAATTATTTTGGaggtttctgaaaaaaaatatttttggaggactataataatttattgtgaTTTTGTGTACGTTGGTTAGACCAGTTATCCTTTCACTGTGCGCCAAACATATCTCAGCTGCTATGCTAGGGAACTGAGATCATTTCAGTGTATTGAATTGTATACCTAATCATGTATTATGTTTTTGAAATGAAATAAAGTTTGTGAGTTCTTAAAAAACAAAGGTTTTGCTTCTTAAGATGATCAGGTCAGAGGTATTGGAGATAATTCCtaaacatgaatacatgatctTAGGCTATGCATGATCACCTAATTTTATGCGGAACTTGATGGTTTACTGACCGGTGTTTGGAGAAGTTAGTTTCGCCCTTAGCTTAGTTGTTTGACGTTATCGGTGTAGCGATTGTGGTGGTTATGAGGTACCGGTGATGAAGATGGCAATAAGAATTCGCTCTTCAACTCCCCTTAGCGCACCTTTTGGATCAGTAGAACTTATGGTATGGGGATCTAATCTCGTACTTAGATCGTCACCTTTGTACGGGGGTTAAGTCCCCTTATATTTGTGTGTGCTAGGGGATCGGGGGTGAGTCTAGCGAAGCTCGCCCGATCATCGCGCATAGGATGATAACGTGCATATGAAAACCGAGAGTCGGTCCTCACCATTAGGCACACGTAGGTATGGGATGGGCCAAGCCCATGTGTGCTGTGTGCCCTCTTTGGTTTGGTGGCCTAGGGATCAACCAATAAGAGGAGCCGGATCCGATTTTCCTTTGCCAAGACAAAAATAATTACAGATCACTTTGgtctaataaaataattaaagatCTGATTTTCTACTCCTTTAAAATCAACAGGAAATCAGGAAAGAAGAAAAGTGGGCCAAAATACCGGACCACAAGCAGTAACTGGAAGTGGATCAACATCATCCGTCTGCTATAGTCTACTAGTACTTGCATTGCGGGGAGGGAGACACCTATTCTGCTAAGCTGCCCACGGCCATGGAGTCGCCGCTGAGCCATCCGGCGATGGTCGCCTTGTCGCTGCTGCTACTCGTGGCGCTCTACctcgcgcgccgcgccgtgctGGGGAAGAAACGCAGGTATCCGCCCGTGGCCGGCACCATGTTCCACCAGCTGCTCAACTTCGGCCGCTTGCTGGAGTACCACACGGAGCTCTCCCGCAAGTACCGCACCTTCCGCATGCTCACCCCGACCTGCAACTACGTCTACACCGTCGAGCCGGCCAACGTCGAGCACATCCTCAAGACCAACTTCGCCAACTACGGCAAGGGCCCGATGACCCACGACGTGCTGGAGGATCTCCTCGGCGACGGGATCTTCAACGTGGACGGCGGCATGTGGCGGCAGCAGCGCAAGGTCGCCAGCCTCGAGTTCTCCACCCGTGTGCTGCGGGACTACAGCAGCGCCGTGTTCCGCGACACCGCCGCGGAGCTCGCCGGCATCCTGGAGCGTGGtccggcggcgaaggggcgggAGAGGGTGGACATGCAGGATCTGCTGATGCGGGCGACGCTGGACTCTTTCTTCAGGGTTGGTTTCGGGGTCAACCTTGGCGTGCTCTCCGGATCCAGCAAGGAGGGCTTGGTGTTTGCCAGGGCGTTCGACGACGCGAGCGAGCAGGTGCTGTTCCGATTCTTCGACCTGCTCTGGAAGGTCAAGAGGTTTCTCAACATCTCGTCGGAGGCAACCATGAAGCAGTCGATCCGCACCATCAACGACTTCGTGTACTCCATCATCTACAGGAAGATCGAACAGATGAGCAGAGAGCAACACGAATTCGTAAGCTCAATCGACATCTTACTTGCAGCTTCGCTTAATTTTCAAGAGCCTGGGCTCTGGACAGTACATATATCTGATTATGACCTTGTGACTTTGTGAGTCGGCGTTCACCACTGGCAGGCCAAGAAAGAGGACATACTGTCGAGGTTTCTGCTCGAGAGGGAGAAGGATCCCGGCTGCTTCGACAACAAGTACATCAGGGACATCATACTCAACTTCGTCATCGCCGGCCGCGACACGACGGCGGGGACGCTGTCGTGGTTCCTCTA is part of the Oryza glaberrima chromosome 4, OglaRS2, whole genome shotgun sequence genome and encodes:
- the LOC127769698 gene encoding cytochrome P450 704C1-like gives rise to the protein MESPLSHPAMVALSLLLLVALYLARRAVLGKKRRYPPVAGTMFHQLLNFGRLLEYHTELSRKYRTFRMLTPTCNYVYTVEPANVEHILKTNFANYGKGPMTHDVLEDLLGDGIFNVDGGMWRQQRKVASLEFSTRVLRDYSSAVFRDTAAELAGILERGPAAKGRERVDMQDLLMRATLDSFFRVGFGVNLGVLSGSSKEGLVFARAFDDASEQVLFRFFDLLWKVKRFLNISSEATMKQSIRTINDFVYSIIYRKIEQMSREQHEFAKKEDILSRFLLEREKDPGCFDNKYIRDIILNFVIAGRDTTAGTLSWFLYAVCKNQRVQDKIAREVRDATTGDRDVGVQDFSSFLTEDAINKMQYLHAALTETLRLYPGVPLDVKYCFSDDTLPDGHAVKKGDMVNYQPYPMGRMKFLWGDDAEEFKPERWLDDSGMFVAESPFKFTAFQAGPRICLGKEFAYRQMKIVSAVLLYFFRFEMWDDDATVGYRPMLTLKMDGPFYLRALAR